A single Bacillus sp. OxB-1 DNA region contains:
- a CDS encoding SEC-C metal-binding domain-containing protein: protein MIGRNDPCPCGSGKKFKKCCSLKESDPVETLTGEELNRIIASVYEHPPTATDRADFEKYRRQWLSRLEKSWGREEIEEAVSEYFLFIARSDIWKRHLVRTSNSPIRETVRSVLDVWKNPFVLFGKVIGEQEGFLVVEEILGNDMHFLDKEPDMPFNDLTGDILVFGVVLPDNRKIENGIHVISSLVFLRDQIEVIRNEIISLAEKSGYETSLEFYKEHMVDVYEILMSRESLSVEQVTESLTPLQREAILRLEERVESEIGNPEVNAVLKNILLTYIVLQQPNFRKPEILSAAMFQAAYDIGIIPKETYTKSRIAKLFGVSTASMTKHADAIFDYVLESMTEEEQADAVIATEMD, encoded by the coding sequence ATGATAGGTCGGAATGATCCATGTCCATGCGGAAGCGGGAAAAAGTTCAAAAAATGTTGCTCCCTTAAGGAGTCGGATCCGGTCGAAACCCTTACCGGGGAAGAGCTGAACCGGATTATTGCAAGTGTCTACGAACACCCTCCTACTGCCACGGATAGGGCGGATTTCGAGAAGTACAGAAGACAATGGTTGAGCCGATTGGAAAAGTCTTGGGGAAGGGAAGAGATTGAAGAGGCGGTCAGCGAATATTTCCTTTTCATCGCACGGTCGGATATATGGAAGCGTCATTTGGTCCGGACATCGAACAGCCCCATCCGGGAAACAGTCCGTTCCGTTCTGGATGTTTGGAAAAATCCGTTCGTCCTGTTTGGGAAAGTGATCGGGGAGCAGGAAGGTTTTCTAGTGGTGGAAGAAATCCTTGGAAACGATATGCACTTCTTGGATAAAGAGCCGGATATGCCATTCAATGACCTGACGGGAGACATCCTCGTCTTCGGTGTCGTCTTGCCGGATAACCGTAAAATCGAGAATGGGATTCATGTCATTTCCTCATTGGTGTTCCTGCGGGATCAGATTGAAGTGATTCGCAATGAAATCATATCCTTGGCAGAGAAGAGCGGCTATGAAACGAGTTTGGAGTTTTACAAGGAGCATATGGTCGATGTGTATGAAATTCTGATGAGCCGGGAGTCTCTATCGGTTGAGCAAGTGACGGAATCTCTAACCCCTCTCCAACGTGAGGCAATCTTAAGGCTGGAGGAAAGGGTCGAGTCGGAAATCGGCAATCCGGAAGTGAATGCCGTTCTTAAAAACATTCTGTTGACCTATATTGTGCTGCAACAACCGAACTTCAGGAAACCGGAAATCTTATCGGCTGCCATGTTCCAAGCTGCATACGATATCGGAATCATTCCGAAAGAAACGTATACCAAATCCCGGATCGCCAAGTTATTCGGTGTCTCCACCGCTTCCATGACGAAGCATGCCGATGCGATTTTCGATTATGTCCTTGAGTCGATGACAGAAGAAGAACAAGCCGACGCGGTCATCGCGACGGAGATGGATTAA